In Euphorbia lathyris chromosome 9, ddEupLath1.1, whole genome shotgun sequence, the following are encoded in one genomic region:
- the LOC136206875 gene encoding uncharacterized protein yields the protein MVFLRHQVPSRKRPSSSSFVSPLVSSKVPKPTATEPPPSCSENEAGSPAVAIDKLVSILADAGCTLINPSGPPCLPSDSLKLRSYLDRLFSTSNDGPVLRSHFLAGLSAYINSSQNLRRLLFSSNQYGRTESLMRHLLLVPSIQLDIQILLLEKIPEYFDVSPESSFEDDAARLIINQFRWLDFIVDSNAFCEKLMQVLSISPLPLKKEIIGSLPEIIGDPNTKAVVDYLGQMLQEDSSIIIPVLDCFSNLQLEDVLQEQVTTIAISFIPTIDGESIPHLLRFLLLSATPQNVRRIIRQIREQLNFVGISNYQATQHRGKALVDSTEASILDALRTTLLFKNVLCEEVVKELISLEKPQDHKIIDLWLIVLIYMNGESMQKTIEKILKKKVVGNCIQKVMIDQCIFGNKELVKGYFPSFLSLSEYLLASREQKAREFGIHMYLCLFEAFTDTYYRQEVVGSIITHVGSGISFEVNSALQALSFLVSKCAQDLIPFATHINGLLDYLEGFTIENLHKVYEILSQMALLAQSGAERCRSSFGNEILMIVRKQVSHPDLKYKKMGLIGVLKIVSCLADANEVSDASFQKTDSEEALELLRTSLESCKHLYLPLVLLYDELAALLEYKKLQPTIMEWIVKHVGEFESLFLSDLDGGQLCVPNTYEGLEGQLWMNLDGDMSPICLSIFRLASSLSESMTSLQTLPAYFLLLSAVERLTNQGSLGGIDALLGCPLQLPSFKYFSKDGWQSLTAKQKQIVVLSLYYAVNWIRELLNAFCTQVVQGFECISQAAREDVITKLLKRLRNLIVLESLLNNFIQCHPMSLPELHFHFQHCETSFLDHANNTMHVENKNEQKNTQHTTTQNKPKVKKISKPLTSSNMNGRLRQPTLFDVLSKKGAATGKQVLSEDSSGQSLEPLKSADQDSCNSTEPLVLEISAATKALDTQRFKFRPLLSQCFSLLEFSVNQKQDSCCSDPAAELPLHLYLLRDLHEKLDCFTTTGKKNPSRCTVPAHGYSKLTIEEFLSKIRPLFPNLRRHFDCAVSILKDGDKTCEGHWEVHSESAGNPDITNHVLTKSSVPIFVCKEVLHCFSKMLNLPEIQVEKGILLDLLQEFQLRKSETVCSAAKQSPLVGTIEDLYVGAFSFMEDVLHTACTFSFMLASESLLTLESIFSSVQKFLDNLERTGKNTHSTSIHQAVPTFRNRLGNSAQKLLKHNWDDENLDNGWKNKGEIVQKVLHIYLENSESKSELLDEIAGSIMSQTSPTLTNHDCHGFQTLRNETFVVWYRELHEENLASLKSSVKDAIHGKLKDGVQLETVEKHLIRIKKSVNVLVSLINLCRTHNKVSVHAVAVKYGGKFVDSFLKGFDFLQAHFLTHKELVLELVTELQKATRTIQTLCSEAKGSKQIVITSKIPSTKRSIERFLFHVKALLHTKASASTFWMGNLKHKDLNGQIVSSQLYSDDQNANVDEDEDSAEGNDNDQPFSVASEDEDS from the exons ATGGTATTCCTCCGCCATCAAGTTCCTTCCCGGAAAAgaccttcctcttcttccttcgTCTCCCCTCTCGTTTCATCTAAAGTTCCTAAACCCACCGCCACAGAACCACCTCCATCGTGTTCGGAAAACGAGGCTGGTTCTCCGGCTGTAGCTATTGATAAATTGGTCTCTATTCTGGCAGATGCAGGCTGTACCTTGATCAACCCCTCCGGCCCACCCTGCCTTCCTTCCGATTCTCTCAAGCTCCGTTCTTATCTCGACCGCCTATTTTCAACTTCTAATGATGGTCCTGTTCTCCGCTCTCATTTCCTTGCTGGCTTGTCTGCTTACATTAACTCTTCTCAAAATCTTCGAAG GCTATTGTTTTCTTCAAATCAATACGGCAGAACTGAAAGCTTAATGCGGCATCTTCTGCTAGTTCCCTCCATCCAATTGGACATCCAGATTTTACTTCTGGAGAAAATTCCTGAGTATTTTGATGTTAGTCCAGAATCTTCGTTTGAGGATGATGCTGCGCGTCTTATCATTAATCAGTTTCGATGGCTTGATTTTATAGTTGATTCTAATGCTTTTTGTGAGAAATTGATGCAAGTTCTCTCTATTTCCCCTTTGCCTTTAAAGAAAGAGATAATTGGATCACTGCCCGAGATTATTGGTGATCCAAACACTAAGGCTGTGGTTGATTACCTTGGACAAATGCTTCAAGAAGATTCTTCTATCATTATACCGGTGCTGGATTGTTTTTCAAATCTTCAGTTGGAGGATGTGTTGCAAGAACAG GTTACAACCATAGCGATTTCATTCATACCGACAATAGATGGGGAAAGCATACCTCATTTGCTGAGGTTCTTGCTGCTTTCAGCGACACCTCAAAATGTTAGAAGAATAATACGGCAGATTAGGGAACAGCTAAATTTTGTAGGAATATCAAATTATCAGGCAACTCAACACAGGGGGAAAGCACTTGTGGATAGTACAGAGGCATCAATACTTGATGCCTTGAGAACTactcttttatttaaaaat GTGCTATGCGAAGAGGTTGTGAAAGAACTGATTAGCCTTGAGAAACCTCAGGATCACAAGATCATAGACTTGTGGCTCATTGTGTTGATATACATGAATGGGGAGTCCATGCAAAAGACAATTGAGAAAATTCTGAAGAAGAAAGTTGTTGGAAACTGTATTCAGAAAGTTATGATTGACCAGTGCATATTTGGGAACAAGGAATTGGTAAAG ggtTATTTTCCATCATTTCTTTCTTTGTCCGAGTACTTATTGGCTAGCAGGGAACAAAAGGCAAGAGAATTTGGCATTCATATGTACCTTTGTCTGTTCGAAGCCTTTACTGATACTTACTATAGACAGGAA GTTGTTGGCTCAATTATAACTCATGTGGGATCTGGCATTAGCTTTGAAGTGAATTCTGCCTTGCAGGCTTTGTCTTTCCTGGTGTCCAAATGTGCCCAAGATTTAATTCCTTTTGCTACTCATATAAATG GTCTATTGGATTATTTGGAGGGATTTACTATAGAAAATCTACACAAG GTTTATGAAATTCTCAGCCAGATGGCATTGTTGGCTCAATCTGGTGCAGAGCGGTGCAGGTCTTCCTTTGGAAATGAAATTCTTATGATAGTGAGAAAGCAG GTAAGCCATCCTGATTTGAAGTACAAAAAAATGGGTCTAATTGGAGTTCTAAAAATAGTATCCTGTCTGGCAGATGCAAACGAAGTTAGCGATGCATCATTTCAG AAAACTGATTCTGAGGAGGCTTTAGAACTCTTAAGAACATCTTTGGAGTCTTGTAAACATTTGTACTTACCGTTGGTTCTCTTATATGACGAATTGGCTGCATTGCTAGAATATAAAAAACTTCAACCTACAATTATGGAGTG GATTGTCAAACATGTTGGAGAATTTGAGTCTCTGTTTCTATCTGATCTTGATGGCGGGCAATTGTGCGTCCCTAATACTTATGAGGGTTTAGAAG GGCAGCTATGGATGAATCTAGATGGTGACATGTCTCCTATTTGTTTGAGTATCTTTCGATTGGCTTCCTCTTTGTCAGA GTCTATGACTTCTTTACAAACTCTGCCGGCTTACTTTCTTTTGCTTTCAGCT GTGGAGAGGTTAACAAATCAGGGGTCTCTTGGTGGAATTGATGCATTACTCGGCTGTCCTTTACAGCTTCCATCTTTTAAG TACTTCTCTAAAGATGGTTGGCAGTCTCTGACGGCAAAGCAGAAGCAGATTGTCGTCCTTTCTCTTTATTATGCGGTCAATTGGATTAGAGAATTG CTGAACGCTTTTTGCACGCAAGTTGTCCAAGGATTTGAATGCATTAGCCAAGCAGCAAGGGAGGATGTAATCACCAAATTATTGAAGCGCTTGAGGAACCTCAT AGTTCTGGAAAGCTTATTAAATAATTTCATCCAGTGCCATCCTATGTCTCTGCCAGaacttcattttcattttcaacatTGTGAAACTTCATTCTTGGATCATGCCAACAATACCATGCATGTGGAAAACAAGAATGAGCAAAAGAATACACAACATACCACAACTCAAAACAAGCCAAAAGTTAAAAAGATCTCAAAGCCATTGACAAGTTCAAATATGAACGGACGACTCAGGCAGCCAACACTATTTGACGTATTGTCGAAAAAGGGAGCTGCAACCGGCAAACAGGTCTTAAGTGAGGATTCTTCTGGTCAATCTTTGGAGCCACTGAAGTCAGCAGATCAAGATTCTTGTAATTCTACTGAGCCATTAGTTTTAGAAATTTCTGCTGCTACCAAGGCTCTGGATACACAGAGATTTAAATTCAGGCCTCTTTTAAGCCAATGCTTCTCCCTTTTGGAATTTTCAGTA AATCAGAAGCAAGATTCGTGTTGTTCCGATCCTGCAGCTGAG TTACCTCTACATTTATATCTCTTGCGTGATCTTCACGAGAAGCTGGATTGCTTCACTACTACTGGAAAGAAAAACCCATCCAGATGCACTGTTCCTGCTCATGGCTACAGCAAATTGACTATTGAAGAATTCTTGAGCAAAATTAGACCGCTTTTTCCTAATCTCAGGAGGCATTTTGATTGTGCAGTTTCTATTCTTAAAGATG GTGATAAAACTTGTGAAGGACACTGGGAAGTACATTCTGAATCTGCTGGCAACCCAGATATTACCAACCATGTGCTTACAAAATCTTCAGTTCCTATTTTTGTATGTAAAGAAGTACTTCACTGTTTCAGTAAG ATGCTAAACCTTCCGGAAATTCAAGTGGAAAAAGGTATTCTTTTGGATCTGCTTCAAGAATTCCAGCTCAGGAAATCTGAGACTGTTTGTTCTGCCGCAAAACAAAGCCCTCTAGTAGGGACAATAGAAGATTTATATGTTGGTGCCTTTTCATTTATGGAAGATGTTTTACATACAG CATGTACTTTCTCCTTTATGTTGGCTTCAGAATCTCTTCTCACCCTTGAATCAATTTTTTCCTCGGTTCAGAAATTCCTTGATAATTTGGAGAGAACCGGTAAAAATACACACTCGACATCCATTCACCAGGCTGTACCTACATTTCGCAACAGACTCGGAAATTCTGCTCAGAAGCTTTTGAAACATAACTGGGATGATGAAAATCTTGATAATGGCTGGAAAAACAAA GGAGAGATAGTGCAAAAAGTATTGCATATATACTTGGAGAATAGCGAATCTAAGTCAGAATTGCTCGATGAAATTGCAGGCTCCATTATGTCTCAG ACTTCTCCAACCTTGACGAATCATGATTGTCATGGCTTTCAGACTCTGCGTAATGAGACATTTGTTGTATGGTATCGTGAGCTG CATGAGGAGAACCTTGCTAGTCTTAAAAGTTCG GTTAAGGATGCCATTCATGGTAAACTCAAAGATGGTGTTCAACTTGAAACTGTTGAAAAGCATTTGATCAGAATAAAAAAGTCGGTGAACGTGTTAGTATCTTTAATAAACTTATGCAGGACACACAACAAG GTTTCAGTGCATGCTGTGGCTGTCAAATATGGAGGGAAATTTGTTGATTCATTTCTCAAGG GGTTTGACTTCTTACAAGCCCACTTTCTGACACACAAGGAGCTTGTACTCGAATTG GTGACGGAGCTTCAAAAGGCAACAAGAACTATCCAAACCTTATGCTCTGAAGCAAAG GGCTCAAAACAAATTGTTATCACTAGCAAAATTCCTTCAACAAAGCGTTCTATAGAACGCTTTTTGTTCCATGTGAAGGCTCTTCTTCATACAAAAGCAAGTGCAAGCACGTTTTGGATGG GAAATTTGAAACACAAAGACTTGAACGGTCAGATTGTAAGCTCTCAACTTTACTCGGATGATCAAAATGCAAATGtcgatgaagatgaagattCGGCTGAAGGTAATGATAATGATCAACCTTTTAGTGTTGCTAGTGAGGACGAGGACTCCTGA